The genomic interval ACCTACTCCACACTTTCTGCAAAGGAAATACTCTCAAAAAATCCCCAAATATCATCTCTTTCTCTGTCCCTTAAAATGCTCTCAAACCCTTTTTTTACTTTTGTCAAGATGTTCTTGATAAAACAGGGCGTTAGAGATGGTATGTATGGATTTATACTGGCAGTGCTTTACAGTTTTTATACATTCCTAAAATATGTAAAGATATGGGAGATGAAGAGGGCTCAAAACTCAGAGTTCAAAGTAAAATGAGGCTTGCATTCATAAAAAAAAGGTTTTCTATCTACGGCGGTGCCGAGAAATATCTCCAAACACTTATACAACAACTCAAAAACTCTAACTATGAAATCCATGTATTCGCCAATCAGTGGTCTGAAGAAAAAGGAATAGCTTTTCACAGAGTAAATATTATCCCTTTTACCTCATTTCTCAGCACATTGACATTTGACAGAAATTCAAAAGTCAAAATTCAAAAATCAAAATTCGATTGTGTTATAAGTTTTGAAAGAACAACCTGCCAGGATATATATAGGGCAGGAGAAGGATGCCATGCAGAGTGGTTAAAAATAAGATCTACGGCTGAACGGTACTATAAAAGACTTTCCTTCAAGATCAATCCACTTCATATTTACATGCTTAAACTGGAAAAGGAGATATTTACAAACACAAAACTCATAGTTGCTAATTCAGAAATGGTTAAAAAGCAAATAATAGATTACTATGCCGTCCCCAAAGAAAACATAACAGTGATATACAATGGCGTTGATTTAAAGAGATTCTCTCCGCAAAATAAAGAGAAGTGGCGTAAAGATGTGAGGGACAGCCTTAACATATCCGAAGATACTAAGGTCTTGCTCTTTGTAGGCTCTGGTTTTAAAAGAAAGGGATTAAAGACATTCATAAACGCTATAGCATCAATAAATGGCCATAATTTAAAGGCACTCATCATCGGTAAAGGTAATACAGACAAGTACAAGGCGATTGCCAAAAAGCTCGGGGTCTTGCACCATATCATGTTTTTAGGAATACAAAAGGAGATAGAAAGATTTTATGCATCAGCAGATCTCTTTGTGCTTCCAACCCTTTATGACCCTTTCAGCAACGCAACATTAGAGGCAATGGCATCGGGCATCCCTGTTATAACAACAAAAAACAACGGCGCTGCTGAGCTCATAGACAATGGATGCGAAGGTTTTGTGATGCATGATATGTTTGATGCGCATGAATTAGCCGAAAAGATAAATACCTCCTTGAAGAATCTGAATGCTATGGGTGGAAAAGCAAGAGAAAAGGCTGAAGCCTTTCCCATCGAAGTAGCTGCTGAAAAATTTGTAAAGGCAATTGAAACCACACAGTTGACCAAAATAATCTAACCTCGCTTGTAACAAACTTGATTTCATTAACTTCTGTGTGATACATTAGTGTATTACAAATAAAGAGGAGGATAGTATGCCTGTAAGTGTAAGGCTGGATAAAGACACTGAGGAATTGCTCGAAAAAACAGCCAAAAGGCTTGGAACAACAAAAAGCGAAGTGGTGAAAAGCTCGATTAGGCAATACTGTGAGCCTATTTTGGAAAAAAAGAGCAAGAGCCTTTATGAATTTATCAAGGAGCATATTGATAGTTTACCCTCCAGCGGCAGAAGTGACCTCTCCGTTCGGCATGAAGAACTTTTATACGAGATGCTGCAAGAAAAGCGTAGACAGGGACGCTTATGATCCTAATAGATACGGGTCCGTTAGTTGCAGTCTTTGACAAAAAAGATAAAAGTCACGCTATTTGTCTCGAAATCGTGAAGAATATAAAAACACCGTTTATTACAACTATGCCTGTAGTTACAGAGACATTTTATCTTTTGCGATATTCATGGCATACGCAGAATAAGTTATGGGAAACCATAGAGGAAGGTCTTTTGCGAATTTATAGTATAGACGCAAATATGCTGAGAAGGTGTCGTGAACTCATGAATAAATATCAAGACCTGCCAATGGATTTTGCAGATGCTTCCCTTGTAGCAGTAGCGGATAAGGAAAATATATCAAAGATATTCACCCTTGATCACAAAGACTTCAAGACATATAGAACAAAGTCGGGCAAGTCTTTCAGACTACTTCCATCCATATTATGAGCCATACCTTTAAAGACATTCACAGAATCCTTGTTATAAAGCTCCGTCATATCGGCGATGTGCTTCTTACTGCACCTGTATTTAGGGCATTAAAAGAGAAGTTTCCTGATGCCCAAATAACAGCCCTTGTAAATTCTGGCACAGAGGATGTCTTGAAGGGAAATACCCTGATAGATGAAATACTCATCATGGACAGGAGCATAAAAAGACTCTCGATTATACAGCGATATGCAAAAGAAATATTCTTTCTCAAAGATATCAGGGCAAATGGTTTTGATATGACCATTGATTTAACCGGTGGAGATAGGGCTGCGGTGATATCCTTTGCATCAGGTGCAAGATATAGACTAGGCTGGAAATCAGATAAGGGTTTCATAGGAAAAAAATATGTCTATACCCATCTATCAGAACCTGATGCCAATAAGCATATAGTATTACAGAATCTCGATGTTATCAGCCAGTTTGGAATAACTACAGAAGACCTTACCGTGAATTTTTATATACCAGACGATGATAGAATTTTTATCAAAGACATCTTAAGAAAATATAACGCAGATAAAGAAACAAACATCGTACATATACACCCAACATCAAGGTGGCTCTTTAAGTGCTGGAAGGATGAATACATGGCAGAAGTGATCAGATGGCTGCTTGACAGGGGCAACAGAGTAATAGTTACCTCTTCTCCTGACAAAAAAGAGGTGGAAAAGGCAAAAAAGATATTATCTTTAGTCGGAAATAGTCGTAGTTCGCTGTTAATAGACCTTTGTGGTAAGACCACTATAAAACAATTAGGTGCAATATCAGAGGTATCAAATCTGTTTTTCGGAGTAGATTCTGCACCCATGCACATTGCTGCAGCAGTTGGAACTCCTGTTGTTGCCCTATTTGGTCCAAGCGGTACATTTCATTGGGGACCTTGGGACAACAAGATTTCAAATTTCAAATTTCAAATTTCAAATTATTGGAATCCTTACCCCAACAGAAATGGAATACAGACATTTGCAATACATACCGTCATTCAAAGAGATTGGGATTGCATACCATGCGGAAAAGATGGGTGTAATGGAAGTAAGATAAGTAAATGCCTCGATGATATAAGGCCAGATGAAGTGATAGAAATAATAAAAAATGTTATTATCAAATGACACAGAAAAATAAAGCGATAACAATTCTCAGAAAATATCATGACTATAATTTCAGTTATACAGATACTGTTAGCCTTGCGGCTATGAAAAGGCATGAAACAAAAAAGAATTCACCTTTGATAACAATTTTAAAGTTATAAAGTTTATAAAATTCATGAGTAAAGATTAAGATGTTCACCATACTACATACAGAATCCTCCACAGGCTGGGGAGGACAAGAAAACAGGACGCTTCAGGAATCCATAGGATTAAAAAAACTTGGTGCAAGGGTAATTATTCTGTGTCAGTCTGACAGTTCCTTGAGCAAAATAGCTGCTGCAGAAGGCATAGAGGTGCGGACATGTAAGATGAAAAAGAGTTATGATATTTTCGCTATACAATATATTCTGAAATTAATTAGAGATCAAAACATTGATGTGATAAATACTCATAGCGGAAGAGATAGCTTCCTTGCTGGCATTGCAGGGAGACTCTCAAAGAGAAAACCTATAATAGTAAGAACCCGTCACCTTGCCTTACCTATAACATCAAAGTTTACATATAATGTGCTTCCGCATAAGGTTGTTACAGTTAGCGAATATGTGAGGCAGTATTTAATAAATGCAGGGATACCTAAAGATAAGGTTGTTGCTATTCCCACAGGCATTAATATAACCAGATTTGATTCTAAAAAAGCTCATGGCAGCTTAAGGCAGGAATTGGGACTAAAAACAAATACCCCGATAGTTGGAACTATTGCAATCTTGAGAAAAAAGAAAGGCCATCATATCTTGCTTGATGCAATTCCGCTGATACTACAAAAAATCCCAGATGTTGTTTTTGTCTTTGCAGGGGATGGACCTCAAAAAGAAAATATCATGAACAAAATAACAAACATGGGATTATCAGATAAGGTTTTTATGCTCGGACTCAGAAACGATATTCCCGAGATTCTCAAATCTATAGACC from Dissulfurispira thermophila carries:
- a CDS encoding type II toxin-antitoxin system VapC family toxin, producing MILIDTGPLVAVFDKKDKSHAICLEIVKNIKTPFITTMPVVTETFYLLRYSWHTQNKLWETIEEGLLRIYSIDANMLRRCRELMNKYQDLPMDFADASLVAVADKENISKIFTLDHKDFKTYRTKSGKSFRLLPSIL
- a CDS encoding glycosyltransferase family 4 protein — protein: MFTILHTESSTGWGGQENRTLQESIGLKKLGARVIILCQSDSSLSKIAAAEGIEVRTCKMKKSYDIFAIQYILKLIRDQNIDVINTHSGRDSFLAGIAGRLSKRKPIIVRTRHLALPITSKFTYNVLPHKVVTVSEYVRQYLINAGIPKDKVVAIPTGINITRFDSKKAHGSLRQELGLKTNTPIVGTIAILRKKKGHHILLDAIPLILQKIPDVVFVFAGDGPQKENIMNKITNMGLSDKVFMLGLRNDIPEILKSIDLFVLPTLQEALGTSFIEAMAMGKPVVGTDVGGVGEVIKDGINGYLVEPNNPLVLADAVIKILEDREKAIAMGIEGREIVEQNYTVEKMCEKMYALYSSLLAAKTGIV
- the rfaQ gene encoding putative lipopolysaccharide heptosyltransferase III, with the protein product MSHTFKDIHRILVIKLRHIGDVLLTAPVFRALKEKFPDAQITALVNSGTEDVLKGNTLIDEILIMDRSIKRLSIIQRYAKEIFFLKDIRANGFDMTIDLTGGDRAAVISFASGARYRLGWKSDKGFIGKKYVYTHLSEPDANKHIVLQNLDVISQFGITTEDLTVNFYIPDDDRIFIKDILRKYNADKETNIVHIHPTSRWLFKCWKDEYMAEVIRWLLDRGNRVIVTSSPDKKEVEKAKKILSLVGNSRSSLLIDLCGKTTIKQLGAISEVSNLFFGVDSAPMHIAAAVGTPVVALFGPSGTFHWGPWDNKISNFKFQISNYWNPYPNRNGIQTFAIHTVIQRDWDCIPCGKDGCNGSKISKCLDDIRPDEVIEIIKNVIIK
- a CDS encoding glycosyltransferase family 4 protein, producing MGDEEGSKLRVQSKMRLAFIKKRFSIYGGAEKYLQTLIQQLKNSNYEIHVFANQWSEEKGIAFHRVNIIPFTSFLSTLTFDRNSKVKIQKSKFDCVISFERTTCQDIYRAGEGCHAEWLKIRSTAERYYKRLSFKINPLHIYMLKLEKEIFTNTKLIVANSEMVKKQIIDYYAVPKENITVIYNGVDLKRFSPQNKEKWRKDVRDSLNISEDTKVLLFVGSGFKRKGLKTFINAIASINGHNLKALIIGKGNTDKYKAIAKKLGVLHHIMFLGIQKEIERFYASADLFVLPTLYDPFSNATLEAMASGIPVITTKNNGAAELIDNGCEGFVMHDMFDAHELAEKINTSLKNLNAMGGKAREKAEAFPIEVAAEKFVKAIETTQLTKII
- a CDS encoding ribbon-helix-helix protein, CopG family — encoded protein: MPVSVRLDKDTEELLEKTAKRLGTTKSEVVKSSIRQYCEPILEKKSKSLYEFIKEHIDSLPSSGRSDLSVRHEELLYEMLQEKRRQGRL